The following is a genomic window from Thermodesulfobacteriota bacterium.
TTAAGGCGCGATGTGCTGCGAAACTATCTGGATGTGGTGATCCTTCGTGATGTTATAGAGCGGCATTCGATCACCAACACATTGGCCCTGAGATCTCTTATAAAGCATGTTATGAGCGCCCCGGCAACGCGCTTTAGCGTAAACAAGTTCTACAATTCTTTAAGGAGCCAAGGTATTGCCTGCACAAAAAACAGTCTATATGATTACATAGATCATCTCGCAGACACCTTTCTTTTCTACCAGGTGCCGATACACTCGCGCTCGGAAAGAGCCCGCCGGGTGAATCCGAAAAAGATCTATGTTATTGATTCAGGGCTTCAGGAAGCCATGTCTCTTCGTATGATAGGAGATCGGGGAGCTCTGCTTGAGAATCTTGTTTACATGCATTTTCGCAGACAGGGACTTGCGCCTGAGTATTACGTTACAAAAAACGGAGTCGAGGTTGATTATGTACTGTCTGCGAAAGATGGAGATGAATATCGGCTTATCCAGGTCTGCTGGGATATTCACGATCCGAATACGCAAAAACGGGAAGTCGGCGCATTGTTGTCGGCTATGGGTGAACTTGGTCTGAAACGTGGTACCATCGTAACCTGGCTGGATGAAGATCTATCCGATAAGCGCCTCGAAATCGTACCGGCCTGGAAGTGGCTGTTGGCCGAATAAGATACGTCTGAATCGA
Proteins encoded in this region:
- a CDS encoding ATP-binding protein, encoding MKNILDILIDDFHERALPELMLRHQSMVWVPRKANVVVGMRRSGKTWFCYQQMRELLEKGLEKERLLYLNFEDERLLPFSANDFQLILETYYRKFPAFKSKQCYLFLDEVQRIEGWDKFVRRVLDTEKLSVCVTGSSSKLLSTEIATSLRGRSLTTEIFPFSFREFLSFKKVILKSGQRFGSKTRAMLQNLISQYIKTGGFPEVQNFDDGLRRDVLRNYLDVVILRDVIERHSITNTLALRSLIKHVMSAPATRFSVNKFYNSLRSQGIACTKNSLYDYIDHLADTFLFYQVPIHSRSERARRVNPKKIYVIDSGLQEAMSLRMIGDRGALLENLVYMHFRRQGLAPEYYVTKNGVEVDYVLSAKDGDEYRLIQVCWDIHDPNTQKREVGALLSAMGELGLKRGTIVTWLDEDLSDKRLEIVPAWKWLLAE